One genomic segment of Ipomoea triloba cultivar NCNSP0323 chromosome 9, ASM357664v1 includes these proteins:
- the LOC116029732 gene encoding uncharacterized protein LOC116029732, which yields MGGKIDSTQNQGNSPPIFKLHGQNFHLIGSLLPVQGERPKFAQLYIYETQNEVRNWIHSVRWLQRKWLLRQDILHATINASYLWRYCKVLRLTKNMRLQNSTSNNDYAQLKQFSKWIAKIGDGKIEGQTDECEYIEIPGHILLQYSTDPIKAIVESTYPSFSSIIDDPSYLQNRAILAPTLDMVHSINEYMSSLNTSEGSTYLSCDSTCKSDSNFDMLVDVHTLEFLNGIKCSGVPNHALTLKVDTPVMLLRNIDHSIGLCNGTRMVITKLGNYVLEARVLSGSSACEKVLIPRMSLTPLDLRLPFKFEEDNFH from the exons ATGGGTGGCAAGATTGATTCCACTCAAAACCAAGGCAATTCTCCTCCAATATTTAAACTGCATGGTCAAAATTTCCATCTAATTGGAAGTCTTTTGCCAGTTCAAGGTGAGAGGCCTAAGTTTGCACAACTCTACATTTATGAGACCCAGAATGAAGTCAGAAATTGGATACATTCTGTGAG ATGGCTACAGAGAAAATGGCTACTGAGGCAAGATATTTTGcatgcaacaataaatgcatcTTACCTATGGAGGTATTGCAAAGTGCTACGTTTGACAAAGAATATGAGACTCCAAAACTCAACCTCAAATAATGATTATGCACAACTGAAACAATTTTCTAAATGGATTGCGAAAATTGGAGATGgcaaaattgaggggcaaacaGATGAATGTGAATACATAGAGATACCTGGACACATACTCTTACAGTATTCTACAGATCCCATTAAAGCAATTGTGGAAAGCACGTATCCATCATTCTCAAGTATAATTGATGATCCATCGTACTTACAAAACAGGGCGATATTGGCACCAACACTTGACATGGTACATtctataaatgaatatatgagttCTTTAAACACGTCTGAAGGAAGTACATATTTGAGCTGTGATAGTACTTGCAAATCTGATTCTAATTTTGATATGTTAGTTGATGTTCACACTCtagaatttttaaatggaaTCAAGTGTTCAGGTGTACCCAATCATGCATTGACATTGAAAGTTGACACTCCAGTTATGCTCTTAAGAAACATTGACCACTCAATTGGTTTATGTAATGGCACAAGAATGGTAATTACTAAACTTGGAAACTATGTTCTGGAAGCAAGGGTATTGTCCGGAAGCAGTGCATGTGAGAAAGTACTAATACCAAGAATGTCATTGACTCCATTAGACTTGAGGTTGCCCTTTAAATTCGAAGAAGACAATTTCCATTAA